The genomic interval CTGACATCTGTTTGAGGAAATGTGATGTTGAATATCTCTGCCGGCTGCCAGTAGAAGTCGCCTATCATCGATGCGATCTGCGCGTAAAGCGGATCGTCACCCCGTGAAAAACCCACGAGAGGCTCGCCCCAGGCGACCTCGTTATTATCGTTCCGGAGAGAGTTTTGAGATGATCCTGCAAACTCCCTGATACTTCTCTCAATCCACTCTACCGCACCCTGCCCGCTTTTTCTATCCATGCTTAATCCTCTTCTAGTGTATCAGAAATAAGTTTTAAAGTGCGCGGTGCAGAAGGGGTCTGTGTACCCGGCGTGGTCTTTCTTGCACTCCGGGAAGGTCTCGTCGCATTTGGCCACCAGTATTCCTGGTTGGTTTTATCCCCGTCACAGTGCCAGGGACGGCAACCCGTGGGGAATTTATAGCAGCACTTGACATTATGAATGGTCCCGATAGTCTGTTCAGATGAACCGCTCCCGTAGTTGTTGTACATCCTCTGTTTGCACTGGACCTCGTCGGGGCATTTGTAGCTCTGGACCGGCCCATGAGGATCCTGTGCAAAACATGGGAACGTCAGGAGCAACAAAAAGATAACAGATAAAAGAATGCGCATAGTCAATCCTCTTTATTGATAATCGATAAGAATTTTAAAGTATAAAAAAACCAAACCCGTATGTCAATACGAGGCCGGCTTAACCAGGCTCATCCTTGATCCCGGATAATTCATCAGCACAGCGTCGGGATGTCCTGTAGCAAACCGTCGTGAGGCGAGGAAGCTCGGTCTTTTGCGAAGCAAAAGTTCCGAAGCCGAACGCGAGCGAATGCAAGCCGCTGGAGCGTATGAGCGTGTTTGTGGGGACATCTCGACGCTGTGCTGATCCTAATGCATAATCTTGGTTAACCGGTCTTCACCTCACTTTGATCCCTTCGTCGAGATATTTGATAATGGGGTAGATAAAAAACTCGATGATCCTTCTTTTGCTGACAGTAATCTCCGCGGTAACACTCATGCCGGAACTCATCACCACCTTTTTGCCTTCCACCGTTAATTGGGTCTCGACGGGCGTCACGAAGACCTCGTAAACCGGTCCGAGCTTTTCATCTTCAATGCTGTTGTGCGATATGTTTCTTACGGATCCCTTTAATGTGCCGTATTTCTGAAAATCAAATGTATCTATCTTTATCATAACGGGCATCTTATCCTTTATAAAACCTATGTCTTTATTGAGGACGGTTGCCTTGATAGTAAGCGGCGCCCCGTTGGGTACCACTATCATGAGCTTCTGGGCAGGGGTTACCACACCGCCGACGGTATGGATAAAGAGATTTGCCACGTATCCGTCAACGGGCGATACGATCCTCTGTTTCTCGTTCCTGAAGGCCGTCTTCTCGATCTCTGCCCTGATCTCCGTGGACTGTTTCTGTTTATCGGAGAACTCCTTCAGGTTTGTTACCTTAAAATCCTCGCTGACATATGCTATCTCGCTTACAAGCCCCTCTTTACGGTGGCCAAGCTCCTTAAGCTTCCCCTCGGCCTGTTCGATATTATTCCGGTAGGTCAGGATATCGTTGAGGACCTTTTCGTAATCTTCGCGGGCAATAATATCAAGTACGGCATGGAGCCTCTTTTCCTTACCGTTTGCAACATCAAGGAGGGACCTGTTATACTCTCTCTCCTTTTCCGCAGACCTTATCTCCTCCTCTGTCCGGTCAAGCTCGGCCTTCTTCGCATCGAGATGCTTCGCGAGACTTGATAGTGAAGACCGGTAAAGCGCGCGCTGCGTACGGATGGAATCCTCGTCATACTTTCCCTGCGATACGGGTCTGAATTCTTTCCCCGTCAGGGTTGATTCGAGCCGCTGCTTCTCGATCTCCAGAAACTGGAGGCCCTTCTTTTTTGACTCCAGTTCCGGTGCTGTGATCGAAGGGTCGATCTCCATGAGCACCTGGTCCTTCCTCACATAATCACCCTCCCTGCAGAGTATGCTGCTTACGACGCCGGTATCGAGGGGCTGTAGTGTCTTGACGTCTCCGTCCGGGATCACAATGCCCCTGGCGGTAACGACCACGTCGACCTTGCCGATGCACATCCACAGGCCAAAGAAGACCATCGTCGCGATAACCACCCAGAAGACGATCCTCCCCAGCGGATGCGGCGGCCTCTCCTCGATCTCCGCCATGGCCGGCTTGAACTCATGGGCATCATCCTTTCTGAAAAAGTTGCTCAACCGCTCAATGTTCCATATCTTCATAGATCACACTACCTTTATCAGCTATCAGCTTAAAGACTCTTTGCCTTGTCTATTCTCTTAGGTTCTCACTATTCACCGTTCACTATTCACTATCGACTATTCACTGATTCATTGGTGCCATGATTGTACAATAATGTTCATCAGCTCCTGGTTTCCCTTCACATCATCCACTGTTGTCAGGTTGATACCGTTACTGTTTGCATAGGCGGTTATCTGCTGGATCACGAGGTTGATGTCATCAGAGGTAAGAAAGAAACCGTTATTGAGTTGTACCCTCTCGATGCTGTCATACTGCAAGCTCTGATCGTAAACAGTGATCCGGTCACGATCTCCATACGCACAGACAAGAACCGAATCACTGTCGCTCTGGAAGAAGGCGATGCTTTCTTTGGAGATACTTCCAAGGAATTCGATAGTATCCGTTGCTCCCTCCATTCCATTGTCATCGACGATATCCGATCCGTCGCCTACAGAAAACCGGTAGGTGTCGCTGCCCTCACCGCCGTCGAGGTAATCATTGCCGATACCGCCAATAATGGTGTCGTTGCCTCCGTATCCATAGATATAATCATTTCCGGCGGCTGCATCAAAGACTTCACCGGTATCAAAACCGCTCAGGCAATCGTCTGCATCGGTACCTCTTACAACTGCCATACTCTCTATATCTGCCCGTGTCATGGATGTTCCGTCATTAAACTCAAGCGTATCGATCTTATATTCATTCCCGCAGTACCAGTTCTGCACGGTGATGCTGTCGGTGGAGTTGAGGGATACGATGAGGTCATAGTCCCTGCGGGTCACGGTAAGGTCATCTTTGGTGATGCCGGGACCGAACGTGATGGTATTTATATCAACGCCTGCGTAATCATACTCGCAGATCGTGTCCTGACCGTCACCAATATTGAAGAGGTAGGTGTCGCTACCTCCTGCGGTGGCCTGGATGTAATCGTTGCCAATGCCGCCGTGGATGGTGTCGTTCGTATCGAAGTCGTACAGATAGTCATCACTGTTGGTGCCGCGGATGACGGCCATCTGTTCTATGTCCTGCATTGTGAAGGCGGTGTTATCGGCAAACTCGAATCTGTCAATTTTATATTCATTTCCGCAGTACCAGTTCTGCAGGGTGATGCTGTCGGTGGAGTTGAGGGATACGATGAGATCATAGTCCCTGCGGGTCACGGTAAGGTCATCTTTGGTGATGCCGGGACCGAACGTGATGGTGTCGATGCCGGTGCCCGTCGCATCGTATTCGCAGATCGTGTCCTGACCGTCACCTTTGCTAAAGAGATAGGTGTCGCTGCCGCCTGCGGTGGCCTGGATGTAATCGTTGCCAATGCCGCCGTGGATGGTATCGTTCGTATCGAAGTCGTACAGGTAATCATCACCGCTGGTGCCACGGATGACGGCCCTGTTTTCAGCTTCAGGCCCTGTCATGATTGACCCGTCGCTGAATCTGAAGGTTTCAATCCGGTATTCATTCCCACAGTACCAGTTCTGCACGGTGATGCTGTCGGTGGAGTTGAGGGATACGATGAGGTCGTAGTCCCTGCGGGTCACGATAAGGTCGTCCTTTGTGATGCCGGGACCGAACGTGATGGTGTCGATGCCGGTGCCCGTTGCGTCGTATTCGCAGATCATGTCCTGACCGTCACCTTTGCTAAAGAGGTAGGTGTCGCTGCCGCCTGCGGTGGCCTGGATGTAATCGTTGCCAATGCCGCCGTGGATGGTGTCGTTTGTATCGAAGTCGTACAGGTAATCATTGCCGCTGGTGCCGCGGATGACGGCCATCTGTTCTATGTCCTGCATTGTGAAGATGGTGTTATCGGCAAACTCAAAGGTGTCAACCTTATATTCATTCCCGCAGTACCAGTTCTGCAGGGTGATGCTGTCGGTGGAGTTGTTGACAGAAAGAATGAGGTCATAGTCTTTCCGTGTGACGAGGATATCATCTTTTGTGATGCCGGGACCGAACGTGATGGTGTCGATGCCGGTGCCCGTTGCGTCGTATTCGCAGATCATGTCCTGACCGTCACCTTTGCTAAAGAGATAGGTGTCGCTGCCTCCACCGCCAGAGAGGGTGTCGTTGCCTAAGCCACCTGTTATTGTGTCCTGGCTTGCGCCCGCATCAACGTAATCATTACCTTCCCCACCTTCAAGAACATCGCTGCCTCCTCCCCCGTAGAGATAATCGTTACCGGTACCGCCATTGAGAATGTCACTGTCCTCAGTACCGGAGAGACAATCCGTCCCGGCATTTCCATACAGCACCGTTCCATACAGGGAATCGTTTCCGTCGCCGCCCATTATTGCATCATTAACTTCCGATGAAGACAGATTATCGTTGCCGGCAGTCCCTGTGATCACATTTTTCCCCGCCGAGTCGATAATCCAGGTTAAGTCCTCGCCCTGTGCGGTAAATGCACTGCGGAATCCCATGATGAAATTGAGCATATCCTTTGCCTGGAATCCATAGACAGTACGGGAAAATTCTCCCAACAGCACTTTACCTGCTGCTTCATCGTTTGTTAAAGCGGTTTGTATGGCTGTGGCGACAACGCTCAGATCTCCCTTTATGTGCTGCGAGGTTTCATCCCACGTGTAGGTGATCATATCGTAGATATCTTTGAGGTGTGTCTGTGCCATCAATTGGGCATAGTACATCTCGAATACCCCTTTATAAGACCGTTCGAGAAAGGGTACTGCTCCCTGGATCGGGTCCGCCCCGCCAGTCCCTGCGTATGCCTCGCCAAAGAGCGCCTCCAAGGCTGCTAATCTCCGGGCATCTATAAAACCACCCCTGCTTTCAGGGTCTATGCCATCACTGCCCGTCCACCTGAAGATGATCTGTTCCATGAGGGTATTGCGGGCAGTAACATCAGTCTCATTCATAAACTGCTCAACGAGGCTCTTCAAGCCGGCATCTGAGGGCTGGCCACCAAGGGCTTCTCTTGCCATCGCCTGATGAAGGTCATAGGTGTTTCCAAACCCCTGAAGACCGGGCAGGACCGCTATATCGTCGGGCACATTGAGCCATTCATCGGCGATGGTATAGGTCTTGTCTGTCTGGAACCATACATCGGTGGCGGTGAGGACCGTTCCGTCCTTTCTGGTATAGCTCCCCACTTGCCGGTGTTCGTTCCCATTCTCGTCAACATAAGTAGAGTTGCTATAATTGGTATTGATAGACCGGATACCAAGTTCGTCTAAGGTAAACAACTCATCTGATGCGGAGTAGCCGTCACCGTCGATATCCTGCCATACCTTGAGCTGAGTCCATACACTATCATTAATATCGATCTTCCCGTCCTTGTTGTCATCGAGGGCAGTAAGTACCTGGAACCCGTTCTGCGCCGGGGTCCCATCAGGCATGGTGACATTGAAAAGCTCTGCCCCGTCATTGATGATACCGTCTCCATTCCTGTCCCAGGCAAGAAGGCCGTCATCGCTTCCGGCCCATGCTATCTTCTCCGCAAAACCGTTCTTGTCATGATCAAAGTATGCGCCATCGTTCAGTCCCGTGGTCTCAACCCCGTCGCCATCGAGGTCAAGGACAATGGGGACGCCGCTTCTGGGAGGGAGAACAGCAGCAGCATCATCGAAGAGGTCCGTCCATGGGGCGATACTATCTAAAGCGTATGAATGGTTTATAAGATTAAATGGGCCAGGCACATATGGTTCATTAAATAGATCATTGGGTGTAACACTTCTTCCATCATACTTCTGGTGATATTCTTGCAGCATTTTTTGCTCTTCTTCTTCAGAGACCATGTGATCTCCTTCAATGATATTCATTAACTTCTTAGTAACATTGCTTCCAATAGACGAGATTATCTTTCTGATAAGATAATTAAAAAACCCTGTATATAGTGACATTTTATACCCCCTTGATGGTTTTTGTTAATAACTTCAATCCTGTAAATTAAGGAATTAAATGGGTCAGTAAATTAATAAAGTCATCTATAATTTCCTTAATATTTCTCTTCAATATGATTCTGAGCAATATTCCAACACATGCTACAAATATAATAAGAACGATAATTGTAAGGAATGAACTCAATTGATTATCCTTCTATTTTGTTTTCCGATAACTCGTTTATCTTATACTGTAGATAGAAAATACCTATAAAGAGAGTAGCCCCAATAGAAATGGTTATCTGTTCTGATTTTTGATAATGATCTAATAAGATGCGTCTCACAACAAAACTTTGATAAATTAATAAAACGTCAATAAGTATAGATATGTAAATTAAATATGGAGAAATATAAGAAATATAAGGAGACAACAAGGCTATCTCTTTAGATGCTCCTTCAAAAAATGCAGCACATGTACAAAATAAAATCATTAATAGTGCAATCACTGGTATTTTTTTTGTGACCTTCTTCGGTGAGTTGAGGTTATTAAAAACGTGCCTCTTCTGTAAGAACCAGACCGGGTAATACAAGAATAATGTAAAAAAAGTGAGAAGAACAACCTTAAGAACACTCTTTTTAAGAACCTGGGGACACAGGGACGTTGGTAACTCTCGTAACTTACTCATAGCTCTCCATTCTCCTTTTTCATCATTTTTAGTACCGCGACGTGCGATGCGCCGGGCAGATGTGCCGTTTCGGTATAAGACGTTGCCCGTACAACATGGTGAAGGATATTTAAGCGTGTCTTATGCGACATTATCTTCCTCCGTGAACTGAAATCTTTTTCTTTGGCCGCAGCATGTTAGTTACAAAAGTTACCAACGTCCCTTATGCACACTCTCACTGCCTTGCGGGAAATTTTCTTTTTTCACAACACCCTCCTCCGATTTCCTTCGGTATTGTATAAATTAACATTCATCGCCTGTCTTAATGCTCGTTACTCGTTACTCGTCGCTCGATGCCGGATACCGGTGATAAACCCCACCCGTTCAATGTTCTATGTTCAACGTTCAATGTTAAAACATGATGGATTAAAGACGTCAGATGTGTGGGGAATGTGTCATTGCGAGCCCGCAGGGCGTGGCAATCCCACCTTTTGAGATCGCCACGTCGCTTCGCTCCTCGCGATGACAATAAAGAGTATGTTCTTTGCACCTCGCGTTTTCTCCTCATGCCCTTACACCTCACGGATGTTCCATGTTTTTCGATATACGATCTTGATGAGCCACCCTTCACATCCTCTTTTGTTTCTTTTGTCTTTCTACTATATACCATTCACTATCGACTATCGACTGCCTCATCACACTGCCTCCTGCTGCGTGTAAAGGTGGTGGTAGTAGCCCTTCTTTTCCATAAGCGTTTCATGGGTGCCCGTCTCTATGATCCTCCCCTGGTCAAGGGCAACAATAAGGTCGCAATCCTTCACCGTTGATAGCCTGTGCGCCACTATGAACATCGTACGTCCGGCCTTGATCTTGTTGATATTCTGCTGGATAATCTTTTCCGACTCGTAGTCAAGGGAAGATGTGGCCTCATCGAAGATGAGGATCCGGGGGTGTGTTATCAGCGCCCTGGCAATGGCTATCCTCTGCTTCTGGCCGCCTGAGAGCGTCGATCCCCGTTCCCCTACCAGCGTATCGTATCCTTCGGGGAGCTGTGATATAAACTGGTGGGCGCCGGCGATCTTCGATGCCTCAATGACACCCTCCATCGGCGCATCGGGTCTCGGCAGCATGATGTTCTCCCGTATTGTCCCGCTGAAGAGATAGTCATCCTGGAGCACAACGCCGATATTGTATCTCAGCCAGATAGGGTTCATGTGCCTGATATCGATGTCGTCAATGTATATTGCGCCTTCGCTTAAGATA from Syntrophorhabdaceae bacterium carries:
- a CDS encoding HlyD family type I secretion periplasmic adaptor subunit, producing MKIWNIERLSNFFRKDDAHEFKPAMAEIEERPPHPLGRIVFWVVIATMVFFGLWMCIGKVDVVVTARGIVIPDGDVKTLQPLDTGVVSSILCREGDYVRKDQVLMEIDPSITAPELESKKKGLQFLEIEKQRLESTLTGKEFRPVSQGKYDEDSIRTQRALYRSSLSSLAKHLDAKKAELDRTEEEIRSAEKEREYNRSLLDVANGKEKRLHAVLDIIAREDYEKVLNDILTYRNNIEQAEGKLKELGHRKEGLVSEIAYVSEDFKVTNLKEFSDKQKQSTEIRAEIEKTAFRNEKQRIVSPVDGYVANLFIHTVGGVVTPAQKLMIVVPNGAPLTIKATVLNKDIGFIKDKMPVMIKIDTFDFQKYGTLKGSVRNISHNSIEDEKLGPVYEVFVTPVETQLTVEGKKVVMSSGMSVTAEITVSKRRIIEFFIYPIIKYLDEGIKVR
- a CDS encoding calcium-binding protein — encoded protein: MSLYTGFFNYLIRKIISSIGSNVTKKLMNIIEGDHMVSEEEEQKMLQEYHQKYDGRSVTPNDLFNEPYVPGPFNLINHSYALDSIAPWTDLFDDAAAVLPPRSGVPIVLDLDGDGVETTGLNDGAYFDHDKNGFAEKIAWAGSDDGLLAWDRNGDGIINDGAELFNVTMPDGTPAQNGFQVLTALDDNKDGKIDINDSVWTQLKVWQDIDGDGYSASDELFTLDELGIRSINTNYSNSTYVDENGNEHRQVGSYTRKDGTVLTATDVWFQTDKTYTIADEWLNVPDDIAVLPGLQGFGNTYDLHQAMAREALGGQPSDAGLKSLVEQFMNETDVTARNTLMEQIIFRWTGSDGIDPESRGGFIDARRLAALEALFGEAYAGTGGADPIQGAVPFLERSYKGVFEMYYAQLMAQTHLKDIYDMITYTWDETSQHIKGDLSVVATAIQTALTNDEAAGKVLLGEFSRTVYGFQAKDMLNFIMGFRSAFTAQGEDLTWIIDSAGKNVITGTAGNDNLSSSEVNDAIMGGDGNDSLYGTVLYGNAGTDCLSGTEDSDILNGGTGNDYLYGGGGSDVLEGGEGNDYVDAGASQDTITGGLGNDTLSGGGGSDTYLFSKGDGQDMICEYDATGTGIDTITFGPGITKDDILVTRKDYDLILSVNNSTDSITLQNWYCGNEYKVDTFEFADNTIFTMQDIEQMAVIRGTSGNDYLYDFDTNDTIHGGIGNDYIQATAGGSDTYLFSKGDGQDMICEYDATGTGIDTITFGPGITKDDLIVTRRDYDLIVSLNSTDSITVQNWYCGNEYRIETFRFSDGSIMTGPEAENRAVIRGTSGDDYLYDFDTNDTIHGGIGNDYIQATAGGSDTYLFSKGDGQDTICEYDATGTGIDTITFGPGITKDDLTVTRRDYDLIVSLNSTDSITLQNWYCGNEYKIDRFEFADNTAFTMQDIEQMAVIRGTNSDDYLYDFDTNDTIHGGIGNDYIQATAGGSDTYLFNIGDGQDTICEYDYAGVDINTITFGPGITKDDLTVTRRDYDLIVSLNSTDSITVQNWYCGNEYKIDTLEFNDGTSMTRADIESMAVVRGTDADDCLSGFDTGEVFDAAAGNDYIYGYGGNDTIIGGIGNDYLDGGEGSDTYRFSVGDGSDIVDDNGMEGATDTIEFLGSISKESIAFFQSDSDSVLVCAYGDRDRITVYDQSLQYDSIERVQLNNGFFLTSDDINLVIQQITAYANSNGINLTTVDDVKGNQELMNIIVQSWHQ